Proteins encoded within one genomic window of Thermococcus sp.:
- a CDS encoding signal recognition particle protein Srp19, whose product MKKFVIWPNELDSRLSRRYGRAVSRGISVNGPRLSEIVEAAESLGMKILESEPTKLNPRLAGLEEEYQTRGMLRVESRHPKTKSLKMIAQKIKEIRDTRAKAKKPKSKRKKR is encoded by the coding sequence ATGAAGAAGTTCGTGATATGGCCCAATGAGCTCGATTCAAGGCTTAGCAGGCGTTATGGGCGGGCCGTGAGCAGAGGAATATCAGTTAATGGGCCCAGACTGTCCGAGATCGTCGAGGCGGCGGAGAGCCTTGGAATGAAGATCCTGGAATCGGAGCCCACGAAGCTTAACCCCCGACTCGCGGGTCTTGAAGAGGAGTACCAAACCCGCGGGATGCTCCGAGTGGAGAGCCGGCACCCAAAAACCAAGAGTCTTAAGATGATTGCCCAGAAGATCAAAGAGATCAGGGATACCAGAGCCAAGGCTAAGAAACCCAAATCCAAGAGGAAAAAGAGGTAG
- a CDS encoding Lrp/AsnC ligand binding domain-containing protein has translation MVRSYVLLTVEIGKVESVIEALKQIPGVTKADAVTGPYDAIVHIEANDLGELTRKILHDIHNIDGVIDTTTAIVVEMEEE, from the coding sequence ATGGTCAGGTCGTATGTTTTGTTGACAGTTGAGATTGGAAAGGTCGAGAGCGTCATAGAGGCGCTCAAGCAGATCCCAGGCGTTACCAAGGCCGACGCCGTTACGGGCCCGTACGATGCAATCGTACATATAGAGGCCAACGACCTTGGGGAACTCACCAGAAAGATACTCCACGATATACACAACATAGACGGTGTTATTGATACAACGACCGCTATAGTCGTTGAGATGGAAGAAGAGTGA
- a CDS encoding ABC transporter substrate-binding protein, which produces MNKRVLGALFLVGLMALAVVASGCIGGGGTTTTPSTTSSSSSTASATSSPSTTTTASPSEAVKYIESHLSAARVIGTGHYVVVVGPEGTGAKVGSLPNKPVIIVSYKENTAKTKTIKQLMNESQGFGEINPAFLRDPDMDALIQVARKVTDPNVRAGLYNALEVLANRGLPEIILGDNKAARVSWNWVHNWYYNPVLAPRWDLVMEDKNAPTVSTGIGSYNNQPGVMSIATFGWPRSFDPAFDYETFGWEIYHNVGDSLVTYWKNETTKIAPDLAVAWAHNKDGTVWYFVIRGGVKAYDPKTGTLYPVNATDVEFEFWRVLRGGYSVSWMLSTYTNLSASYAMSDQEFEQVLKNGGVIADFNGKTKDVTSIQELLSFFGYSGQTAGVYKLVLPHPYGGILSVLADPYLMVIPAKYMLGDKYDAAMKAADWGKKPDAWNNYVQKGSNDPIHKMLQDNMIGVFTGPFYIKEAKQNSYLVLQRNPHYWNATMWSQIEQKNPNLVTTKTVIYILSNDANTRISLFQKGTADIVAVPLTRLNAVENLQLQGFKSKIESFITPDMVFIVLNAQKEPMNNKLVRQALAWAVPYQQVYKSVYNGYMVPNYGPIPIDWLGYTEYNMTKYSYNLQNALNLLKKSGIDPTKYTITIYYNSGNTQRQQLASLLQNSWGQLGFKVSVTPLSWPTLLSKTGSGDFQVYIVGWAPDFLDPDDYIGPFLQSAVVFDSLNYKVIGS; this is translated from the coding sequence ATGAACAAGCGTGTTTTAGGAGCTCTGTTTTTGGTGGGCCTTATGGCCCTTGCCGTAGTTGCCAGTGGCTGTATCGGGGGGGGTGGGACCACAACAACCCCCTCAACGACAAGCTCTAGTTCTAGCACCGCAAGTGCAACTTCAAGCCCCAGCACCACAACCACGGCCTCGCCGTCCGAGGCGGTTAAGTATATCGAATCTCACCTTTCGGCGGCCCGTGTTATCGGGACGGGGCACTACGTTGTTGTGGTCGGTCCTGAGGGGACTGGTGCCAAGGTTGGAAGCCTTCCCAACAAGCCTGTTATAATAGTCTCCTACAAAGAGAACACCGCAAAGACCAAGACCATCAAACAGCTTATGAACGAATCCCAGGGATTCGGTGAGATAAATCCGGCGTTCCTACGCGACCCGGATATGGATGCCCTGATTCAGGTTGCGAGGAAAGTGACCGATCCTAACGTTAGGGCTGGCCTTTACAACGCCCTTGAGGTTCTCGCCAACAGGGGACTTCCTGAGATTATCCTGGGTGACAACAAAGCTGCCCGTGTTTCGTGGAACTGGGTCCACAACTGGTACTACAATCCGGTCCTGGCCCCGCGCTGGGACCTTGTTATGGAGGATAAGAACGCTCCGACCGTCAGCACCGGTATCGGGAGCTACAACAACCAGCCTGGTGTCATGTCCATAGCCACCTTTGGATGGCCGAGGTCCTTTGATCCGGCGTTTGATTACGAGACCTTCGGGTGGGAAATCTACCACAACGTCGGCGATTCGCTGGTTACCTACTGGAAGAACGAGACCACCAAGATTGCGCCGGATCTTGCCGTTGCGTGGGCCCACAACAAGGACGGGACCGTCTGGTACTTCGTCATAAGGGGTGGTGTCAAGGCCTACGACCCGAAGACGGGTACCCTCTACCCGGTTAACGCCACCGACGTTGAGTTCGAGTTCTGGCGCGTCCTCAGGGGCGGCTATTCCGTCAGCTGGATGCTGAGCACGTACACCAACCTGAGCGCCAGCTACGCAATGAGCGATCAGGAGTTCGAGCAGGTTCTCAAGAACGGCGGCGTCATTGCAGATTTCAACGGCAAGACCAAGGACGTAACGTCCATACAGGAGCTCCTCAGCTTCTTCGGGTACAGCGGACAGACCGCGGGTGTCTACAAACTCGTCCTCCCGCACCCGTATGGAGGTATCCTCAGCGTCCTTGCCGACCCGTACCTCATGGTCATCCCGGCCAAGTACATGCTCGGCGACAAGTACGACGCAGCCATGAAGGCGGCGGACTGGGGTAAGAAGCCGGACGCATGGAACAACTACGTCCAGAAAGGTTCCAATGACCCGATACACAAGATGCTGCAGGACAACATGATAGGCGTTTTCACAGGCCCATTCTACATCAAGGAGGCAAAGCAGAACAGCTATCTGGTTCTCCAGAGGAACCCGCACTATTGGAACGCCACCATGTGGAGCCAGATCGAGCAGAAGAACCCGAACTTGGTGACGACCAAGACGGTCATCTACATACTCTCCAACGATGCCAACACGCGTATAAGCCTCTTCCAGAAGGGCACCGCCGATATAGTTGCCGTCCCCCTGACGAGGCTCAACGCCGTTGAGAACCTCCAGCTCCAGGGATTCAAGTCAAAGATTGAATCCTTCATCACCCCGGACATGGTATTCATTGTTCTTAACGCCCAGAAGGAGCCGATGAACAACAAACTCGTCAGACAGGCACTTGCCTGGGCCGTTCCGTACCAGCAGGTGTACAAGTCGGTTTACAACGGATACATGGTTCCGAACTACGGTCCAATACCGATTGACTGGCTGGGCTACACCGAGTACAACATGACCAAATACTCGTACAACCTGCAGAACGCTCTTAACCTCCTCAAGAAGTCAGGTATAGACCCGACGAAGTACACCATAACCATCTACTACAACAGCGGAAACACCCAGCGCCAGCAGCTGGCGTCGTTGCTTCAGAACAGCTGGGGACAACTCGGCTTCAAGGTATCGGTAACGCCACTATCCTGGCCGACTCTCCTGTCCAAGACAGGCAGCGGTGATTTCCAGGTGTACATAGTTGGATGGGCGCCGGACTTCCTTGACCCAGATGACTACATCGGACCCTTCCTGCAGAGCGCGGTGGTGTTCGACAGCCTGAACTACAAAGTTATAGGTAGCTGA